One window of Xanthomonas sp. 10-10 genomic DNA carries:
- a CDS encoding LysR substrate-binding domain-containing protein: MPSSFGRQVMLPILLRIGAAHPDLHYTLPFNDHLIDPAQEGTDLTIRFGGLERSGGLVARKLGRQRRRASLGLSVAEGSGSGGATS, translated from the coding sequence ATGCCGTCGTCTTTCGGCCGCCAGGTCATGTTGCCGATCCTGCTTCGTATCGGCGCAGCGCATCCCGACCTCCACTACACGCTCCCCTTCAACGACCATCTGATCGACCCGGCCCAGGAAGGCACCGACCTGACGATCCGGTTTGGCGGACTCGAACGTTCGGGTGGCCTGGTGGCGCGCAAACTGGGACGCCAGCGTCGACGGGCCTCCTTGGGCCTGAGTGTCGCCGAAGGTTCTGGTTCTGGCGGGGCCACGTCATAG
- a CDS encoding NmrA family NAD(P)-binding protein: MTYIIHGATGAQGAPLLNVLLQAGKHAVAAVRNADGATGPSVQIDNGSVQSLIDAYRGAHGVFVHLPQAPEDLRVAYATNIVQAIDAARPARVLISTSGSIVDDPGNPLQAAPDSAIALLIDGVQRSGVSSAVIAPRLYLENLLLPMVIGGVHGDGVLGYPVREDFPVSWSSHLDIADVAAQLFDRPAITGVVGVGQLPGLLGADLAAAMTNHFKRDVQFQRMQPEAFGKQLQPLLGPAAMAVAGFYQALWQTPANTIHFATSAQQLLGSTPRSVEQWLKDLAISGSGAAAPIPG, encoded by the coding sequence ATGACTTACATCATCCATGGTGCCACCGGCGCACAAGGCGCCCCGCTGCTCAACGTGCTGTTGCAGGCCGGCAAGCACGCCGTGGCCGCAGTCCGCAACGCCGATGGAGCCACCGGCCCCTCGGTGCAGATCGATAACGGCTCGGTCCAGTCGTTGATCGACGCCTATCGCGGCGCGCATGGCGTCTTCGTGCACCTGCCTCAGGCGCCCGAAGACCTGCGCGTGGCCTACGCCACCAACATCGTCCAGGCCATCGACGCCGCAAGGCCAGCGCGCGTGCTGATTTCCACCAGCGGCAGCATCGTCGACGACCCGGGCAACCCGCTGCAGGCAGCACCCGACTCGGCCATCGCCCTGCTGATCGATGGCGTGCAGCGCAGTGGCGTTTCCAGCGCTGTCATCGCTCCGCGTCTGTATCTGGAAAACCTGCTGTTGCCCATGGTCATCGGCGGCGTGCACGGCGATGGCGTCCTCGGTTACCCGGTCCGGGAAGATTTCCCGGTGTCCTGGAGCTCGCACCTGGATATCGCCGACGTCGCTGCGCAGCTGTTCGATCGACCGGCCATCACCGGCGTGGTCGGCGTCGGCCAGTTACCGGGCCTGCTGGGCGCAGACCTCGCCGCTGCAATGACCAACCACTTCAAGCGCGATGTCCAGTTTCAGCGCATGCAACCCGAAGCCTTCGGCAAGCAACTGCAACCCTTGCTCGGCCCCGCCGCCATGGCCGTCGCCGGGTTCTACCAGGCCCTTTGGCAAACCCCTGCCAATACCATCCACTTCGCCACCAGCGCCCAGCAATTGCTCGGCAGCACACCGCGCAGCGTTGAGCAGTGGCTGAAGGATCTGGCCATCAGCGGATCCGGCGCTGCAGCGCCAATCCCTGGGTGA